The genomic region CTTGGTGCGGTGTTGCGTTCGATCCCCGGGGGACTGGCGACACTGCTTGGGGCGCGGAGCTTAACTGGCATCTACGTCGTGCGGCCGCCTGGACGGGCCGCACCCTCGCCTCGATGCGGGTTTGGGACACCTTGCGTGCTTTGGAAGCCGTCAAGGAGCTTCCTGAAGTTGATCCTGAACGGCTCTCGCTTGCGGCACGAGGGGAGATGTGTGCGGTCGCGCTCTATGCGGCGTTGCTTCATGGTCGGGTTCGCACTCTGTTTCTTGAGAATCCTCCGGCAACTCAAAACGCCGGGAGTGATCCGGAGGGTCGTGGTCCAGCTATCGAGATGTTGAACTGCCTTCGCATCATCGACCTCCCTCAAGTTGCGGGTCTGTTGTGGCCCACGGAACTGGTGTTCATTGGCGGCGCGCCGACAACCTACGATTGGGCGCAGGAGCTTTACGGTCGACTCGGTGCTCCGGGTCGTATCACTCGGGTCAGAAACATCGAGGAGTGGAAGAGCGCTTGAGCGTCATCGGCCTGGCCAGTGAATTCTTGGGTTCGGAACGTTTTTCGTCATTTTTCGTTTCTTGCGGCTAAAGGAGCGGTCGGGATTTTAGCTTGGTGCAAGTAGGCGAAGCCATGTCCGGCGCGGTGGACACCGAAATTGATTTGATTCGGCCGTAGTTCGTGGGTAACCACGGTACATGCGCACACGCTTTCAGCTCGCCGTCGTTTTGGTCCTCTCGGTCACGATCGCTCCTATCGGTTGTTCAACCTCGGGGACGACGGACGAGGCCTCCTTCCATAACGGCTCCCGTCCTTACAAGAGTCTCGTTATTCCGGGGATGATCGAGTTGGAGGACTTCAATGAAGGCGGGGAGGGTGTGGCCTATCATGATAAAGAACCTGAGAATCTGGAGAAGAAGCTTCCGCCTTACCGAGACACCGGCGTCGATCTCGAATGGCGTGAGGCGGCCAGCGGCAAGTTCAACTTGGGCTGGACGAGGCCCGGAGAATGGTTGGTTTATACGGTCGACGTGAAATCTGCGGGCACCTATCGCATCGACATGCACGTTGCTTGCCAGGGACCGGGGGGACAGCTGCATTTGGAGTTCAACGGCGTAGACCGCTCCGGGCCCATTAAGATTCCGGACACGGGTGGCTGGCAAAATCTCAAGCCTTTCTCTGTCGATGGGATCAAACTGGTTGCCGGCCGACAGACCATGAAGGTGGTCATGGATGTAGGAGGGGAATCCGGGTCAATCGGCGACATCGATTACTTGAAGTTCATCAAGCAGTGAACTACCCGAATCTACGGGCCACGCAACCAGCGGATCAGGTCCGCCAGATCTTGGGGTTTCAGTGCCGACTCGAATCCCGTGGGCATTAGGGAGAGCTTGGAAGGACTAAGCGTGGAGATATCGGTCCGCAGGATAGGTTGATCCTGCCCTCCGGCCAGGCGCAGAACGATGTTGTTAGCCGTTTCCGTTGAAACCATGCCTTCCAACGTCTCACCTGACTTCAGTTC from Verrucomicrobiales bacterium harbors:
- a CDS encoding carbohydrate-binding protein; its protein translation is MRTRFQLAVVLVLSVTIAPIGCSTSGTTDEASFHNGSRPYKSLVIPGMIELEDFNEGGEGVAYHDKEPENLEKKLPPYRDTGVDLEWREAASGKFNLGWTRPGEWLVYTVDVKSAGTYRIDMHVACQGPGGQLHLEFNGVDRSGPIKIPDTGGWQNLKPFSVDGIKLVAGRQTMKVVMDVGGESGSIGDIDYLKFIKQ